The DNA sequence ATGGATTCAAAGCGATATTCCTGAATTGGCGATCGCCCCTGGAGATATAGGTCTATTTTGCTCCTGGGAAAACCATCAAGACAATGTGTCGAAATTTGGTCATGATATTCACTTGATGGATTAACGTACCCTGCGCTCTTCCGCCTTCTATCTTTGGCCTGCTCTTTCCTCCCTTCTACCTTCTCCCCCATGACTCAATCCGCTGCCCGCCCAACCTTTCCCCTAAAACTGGTGTCCTTAAAGCTGCCAGACGTGGTGAGTTGGATGGGACGGCCTCAACAAGTCGTGGAGGACAATGCTCTTTTGATCCTTCCAGGGCAAGTGTCAGAAATAGCGGTAACCCTTAAAAATGAAGGATCACGCGTTCTCAGATGGACGTTAGAACTATCTGGCGATTTCCCCTCCGAGTGGCAACAGTGGCAACAATCATCCCCCATAGACATTCAGGCTGGCACAGAGGTGCAAACCTATCTCAATTTCTATGTGCCGCCCAATTTTTTTGAAGCGCAGGATGCATTACTATCTGAATCTCATATCGAGAACACCTATCAAGGTGTCTTGAGCCTCTACTGTGTGTATGGCGATGATGAGCCAGATACCTCAACCCTAGATTATTTTGAAGAGCATAAGCAACTAGTTGGCTACCAAGCCTTTCGGCTCTGTGTACGTCCCGGATGTTCCTACCTAGATTTCTTGCCGCAGATCTATCAGGCTTCAGACTTCATGGGCCGCTTCCTGATGATCTTTGAGGAAGCCTTTGATCCCACCATTCAATCCATGGACACCCTGTGGGCCTATTTAGATCCATTAACTGCACCCCGTGCTCTACTGCCCTTTCTATCTAAATGGGTGGCATGGGATCTAGATGCACGCTGGACGACTAAGCAACAGCGGCTGTTGCTGCGCCATGCCGTGTCGCTCTATCGTCAACGAGGCACAAAGCAAGGATTACGGCGTTATTTACATATCTATACAGGCTTACCTTTAGAGGAACCTGACTGCCCCGAAGAGGAAAAACGAATTAGCATCGTGGAAGACTTTAAGGCAGGCTTTGTCTTTGGCGACGCTCATCTTAACCAAAGTGCCATGCTGGGAGGTGGTCGTCCCTACCATTTTCGGGTCACCCTGCGGCCAGATAGTGCCGATCAACTGGATGAACCCTTGGTGCGATCGCTGATTGAGGAGATAAAACCTGCCTTTTGCACCTACGATCTACTGATTTTTAATGCAATCCCCTAAGCTTGCCAATTTCTTGAATCCAGCGTCGTCGCTCCAGATGATTCAACTCAAGAATATCATTGAGCGACCAATGGAAATAAAAGGCTACACAGGCTACCTCCTCATGGATTTGGGATGAGGGGTAGCCTAGGATTCCCCCGCCAAAGACATCTCGACATTAAACGCTGCTTGGCATTGAGGGCATTGCACAGACAATTGTGCATGACCCTGTTGATTAATACGATTGTAGAACTCACGTAGATAGGCCAGGTCTAAGGTGAAAAGCTGTTCCATGTCGTCCACCGTGACCGTCGGTAAATCACCTAATTGCGTGATGACCCGCGAGAGCATCATTAACACGCCATAGGCTGGATTCTTCTGTACACGCGGATCGCGCTGCACCTCCAGCTCATCTTTAGCCGTCGCCATGCGCATAACACCTTGGATATGGCGATTGCCGTTTGCATCTAACAAGCCTCCCGGTAGGGTGAACTTAAAGCTTGGCGTGACCATCTCAATACCTCATGGATAGGTGACCTAGAAAAAGCGATTACATTGATTCGGGCTATAGGTAGGTGTATCAATCTCGCTAAAAATGTAGTTTTCAATCACATAGGTGCGACAGTGTTCAGCGAGAGTGGAAGTGGGGTTTAGGTTGAGGGCCAAATCAAAACGAGCGATCGCTTCCTCCGTATTTCCCTGGCCCGTCAGCGCAATGCCCTGACCAATTAAGGCACTCACATCCTCGGGCTGCAAGTAGCTTGCGTAGGCGAAGGCTTGGAATGCTTCACCAAATAACCGTTGACGCAGGGCAATCAACCCTTGATTATACCACCCCGCCTGGGAGGCTGGATTAAGACGAACAGCCTCCTGACTAACGCCATATCCTTTCGCCAAGGCGCTGTTCGTATCCTCCTCTGTAGATGCACTAGGATCTCTGGCCAACACCTCTGACCAGAGCAGATAGGCCACGGATTGATTGACATAGATATCCGACAACGTGGTGGATGGAAGTAGGAGCACACCCTGTGCCTGCACCTCTAGGGTCTGATCAAGAGCTATTGTGTAGGCTGCGACTGCCGTCTCATAACGCCCTAGAGACGATAAAATTCGTCCACGATTATAGTTGGCAATAATTTGTTCTCGATAGAGCAACAACAGCGGCTCTGGATAGCTGCGCTCAAAGGTATTCTCCCCTTCCAACACTGCCTCATCATACTGAGCTAGGGCAGCGTCAATAGCGGCTAATGCTTCCCCATGACGCTGTAAGCGCCACAAGCTCACTGCTTGGTTATTCCAGCCCAGACCGTAGCCGGGTTCGCGGTCTACTGCCCGCTGCGCAGCAGCTAAAGCATCATCATACTGTTCTAATCCTAGTAAGGATGCACTTTGTTGACTCCAAGCATAGGCAGAATGCAGCGATCCCCAGCGTTCATCGCCCAGTAAGGCTTGCTCACAGGCCGCTAGGGCAGTCTCGTAATCACCCAGTGCATTCAAGACCCGACAGCGATGGGTAGAGGCTAGGGAACTGGTGGCATTGATCGTTAAGGCGCTGTCGTAGGAGCGAAGAGCCCGTTCGTAGT is a window from the Leptolyngbya sp. CCY15150 genome containing:
- a CDS encoding phage tail protein, producing MTQSAARPTFPLKLVSLKLPDVVSWMGRPQQVVEDNALLILPGQVSEIAVTLKNEGSRVLRWTLELSGDFPSEWQQWQQSSPIDIQAGTEVQTYLNFYVPPNFFEAQDALLSESHIENTYQGVLSLYCVYGDDEPDTSTLDYFEEHKQLVGYQAFRLCVRPGCSYLDFLPQIYQASDFMGRFLMIFEEAFDPTIQSMDTLWAYLDPLTAPRALLPFLSKWVAWDLDARWTTKQQRLLLRHAVSLYRQRGTKQGLRRYLHIYTGLPLEEPDCPEEEKRISIVEDFKAGFVFGDAHLNQSAMLGGGRPYHFRVTLRPDSADQLDEPLVRSLIEEIKPAFCTYDLLIFNAIP
- a CDS encoding DUF6760 family protein, with amino-acid sequence MLGYPSSQIHEEVACVAFYFHWSLNDILELNHLERRRWIQEIGKLRGLH
- a CDS encoding phage tail assembly protein is translated as MVTPSFKFTLPGGLLDANGNRHIQGVMRMATAKDELEVQRDPRVQKNPAYGVLMMLSRVITQLGDLPTVTVDDMEQLFTLDLAYLREFYNRINQQGHAQLSVQCPQCQAAFNVEMSLAGES
- a CDS encoding tetratricopeptide repeat protein, producing MTNPAQSNVLAIDASQEPGYGPQYWAQAERPSFELEDFDFWAEQCLLMGEERQYEDALAACEEALTLKPRRDNVEIWATRSEALFHLGHYAEAVVSLNRVIGESPNYSLAIARQCASHFHLDRYQEAVDFCEQALRIDGNWGTDSPAFAWYYRGLALRQLGRLETALSSFDRAISLEPDDPLSIAERCSVLADLGNYAALATCTITDPEELAALGRSITSNNLGDGLRRAIALYEQALAIRPDDTTLWIQQGLALEQLGDYERALRSYDSALTINATSSLASTHRCRVLNALGDYETALAACEQALLGDERWGSLHSAYAWSQQSASLLGLEQYDDALAAAQRAVDREPGYGLGWNNQAVSLWRLQRHGEALAAIDAALAQYDEAVLEGENTFERSYPEPLLLLYREQIIANYNRGRILSSLGRYETAVAAYTIALDQTLEVQAQGVLLLPSTTLSDIYVNQSVAYLLWSEVLARDPSASTEEDTNSALAKGYGVSQEAVRLNPASQAGWYNQGLIALRQRLFGEAFQAFAYASYLQPEDVSALIGQGIALTGQGNTEEAIARFDLALNLNPTSTLAEHCRTYVIENYIFSEIDTPTYSPNQCNRFF